Part of the Plasmodium knowlesi strain H genome assembly, chromosome: 11 genome is shown below.
GGAGAGAGACAGTGTTGAAAGGCGCATAGGTGGGGAGACCACACAAATGGGAGGTGGAatatttgataaaattgatAATGGAACgattaaggaaaaattgaagagaGGAAAAGTCGTTGGGGGATATTCCACCTGTGATGATATCCCTGAGGAGAGTAAAATGAACGAATTGTGTAAGGAAAGCCAATGTAgtgataaaataaatgtggggGATAATGATATGGTTGAAGGAAGTGGGAAAGATGATGGGGGGGGTGATTGTTCTACAGGGGGAGATCATCTCTTATCCAGTAGAACTGTGGAGAAGGAGTTTTGGTCAGACGACTCGTTCGATTCCTCATCAGACTGTAGTATGTGTAGTTACAAAAAGAGAGTtgtgaaaaaggagaatgctCCAAGTAGGGGCATAACCAGGGGGTATGCCAAAATTATGGacgataagaaaaaaatgatggaaaATGGGGGATCAGTTATAGGGGAAAGTGGTGGTGCTCTTAGTGTGAAGGTTCAAGGTGGTGAGGAGGAATCCTCCACCAAAATGtgtgaaaaagggaatggaAATTGGCAAAACGGAGAGAGCAACATATGTGATAAGCGTGATAGTAGTCGCTTGAGGGGGGGTTGTGATTCTTCTCTTCCACCCAGTGGTGAtcttttctccccttgtGAGGAAGGGTCTTCTCTTAAGACTATCAATTTTTCCATGTCGAAGAGCGAGGTACCTTTTCTTGCTGACGATAGACAAGTGCATTTAGGAAATGGATCCAAGACAGATGTCAACCAACAGGTGAGTGAGAACGTGGATATGGAGAAAAGGGACGATGTGAGTTGCATCAGGGAGAAGCTTCACCCAGAAGGAGGTAACTTGTGCGATAGTAATTTGCCCACTAGTAGTTCGAAGGAAATGACAAATGGAAGTTCAGATGTGCAATGTCACTTAAGCATGCCTAATAATGGAGCGGTTTGTGGAAATGACAGTTTTGCGATCGACATGaaggtgaaggaagaagagggtACTACAAATGGGATAGTAGGCGATGTGAAGGATGACCCATCCGTTCATAAGGACAAGAGTGGGGCTACCCCTATTGGAGGAAGCGATATGGGAATGCAGGTGCACCCATTGGAAGGTGCCACTACTTCGACTATTCACCATTTAAGTGACAATCAGAGCGGAGAGAATTACGAGAAAGTGAGGAACGACAAATGTGATGACACCGCGCTTTCTCATGTAGTTAACAAAAATGCGGATGAAGCATCTTCCCCTGGGCATATGAGTAAAAGCAATTACGGGGGGTATCCCGATTCTACTGTGGTGGAAAATATGACGCAGAGTTTGAATGAGCCCCTACTGGTTGGAAGCACGTATAACATGACTGGTCATGTGAATCCACTGGGAGGTGGTGAGGTAGATGGGGAGCAGTTCGAGGGAACCTACAACGGTCAAGGGTGCGGCATTGCGCTTGAGGGAAGTTCATACAGCGAGAATTTTCGCGCAAATTACGATGGGGGGGTTCCCAAACTTAACAAAGGGGTGATAAAGGGCCTTTACACACAGAGCGGAGATGATGGAAGGAATGGCTTTCCCAATGGAGAGACTGaagggaggaggaaagaCGAAGTGACAACAACGAGCGGATCAATAAGGAAGGATAATAACCTGGTGGGAAATGTGGAATGTAAaaacagaaatggaaaaataaatgaggaaagaatttgcaaaaaatgtggCAGCACACGTGTAGAAACCTGGAGGCAAGACGAACCAAACAATGAGCCAAGCGACaaacaagaaataaaaaaaattttcaaaaacatgaaaaaggaattatatgaagaaatgaaaaaaatatttaaagagaacaaaataaaacagaacAAACTATTACACTATTTTGACATAAGCAAATTCCTAAGTATCtttgaattaatttttttaaaaaatttcgaaaatattattttccaTGAAAAGGCAATACAAAACATTTATCTGAACATGTTCATATGTGTGGATATATTAAATAACGAATTGGGTAGAAGCATTTCCCttaagtatatattttttccatctcaGTTTTTGCAACATGCAAataagtttaaaaatattgctCATTTTGATAGAAAGAATAAGTTGTTCATAGAGTCGGAGGTTCAAGGAGATGAGTCCAGAGAATTTCCTTATTCCGGTGATACTCCcaatggagagaaaaatgaacgtgAGAATTTCTgtgaggacaaaataaattctcTTCCAATTCTTttgaagaaggatgaaaatggGCAAGACTTTCTAGAAAATGGAtctgagaaaaaaacatcaacagaaaaaatcgaaagagaagaagaagctccTCCTGTGGTGGGGGAAGCGACCGTGCAACTGAGTGGAATGGaatacaggaaaaaaataaaaaagttatttttaaaaattttcagaagaaataacaaaaaatataatatctataaaaaaattgattacGAGTTTTTAATGAGAAAGTATAAGTACAATGGTCCACTGAATTgtgaagagaaggagaaatttaaaaaatacatcatCCTCGATTTGCatgaaattacaaaaaaaattcttttaaaaGTATATAAGAGGGTTAATACTCATTTAAACATTGCTATTTTGTCATTAAACATATTAACCCATATTTTGTATGTAATTCCCAAACGCATGTTGaatatttcctttattttctggATTTTAAATGAAACAATAAATGTGAAGTGTGCATACACTTATTTAAGTGTTCCTTTGTGTATTTTGAATTATAATGGATTTTTGTTCTTGGAAACGATGATGAAGCTCATCATTCGCATGATTGAAAATGAAGTTATGCCTTTGCACTCTTATATGTTATCTTTCCTTCGTTTATGTTCATTCCCattgtatatttatttgtaCTTTGATATCCCCGTTTCGCATACACTTATCATTACGGCCCTGTCTGCATTGTACCTCCTAGTTACTTACGACCCAGATTTCTTGGCCACAGGATTTGTTAGTGCGAAGACTGGGGGGGTTCGTTCCTCTAGGGGAATTATTATCGGAAAGTGCGATGACCAGGCAAACGGAGAGAAGACTACCAGTGTAGACCACGTTTACAAGAAGAGGAGGCTTTCAGATGTACCTACATCGGGGGAGAATAGCGGAGAAAACGGTGGCGAGAACGGTGGCGAGAACGACGGTACGGTGAAGAGCGAAGCGAAGTGCCATGGAAAATGccaagtgaaggaagaaattaaaaaggaaggtacGTGGGAAGAGCCTATTGAAAGCGAGCATGACGAACTGACAGAGGAGAGGAAGGAGGTgctggaaaaaatttttatcaaaacCATGTTGCTCTTTTTGAAGAAGTCCATTTACTTTAAAAGTATTTTCAATTGCGCGAAtataaatgagaaggaagaaatgttgGTGGATAGTAGGAAGGTTCAAGTCGTTTTAAAGAACTGGAGGATGCATAgcgaagaaatggaaaaggaaaaagaagaatcaTACTTCTCTAACATTGAAAATAAGGTTTTCTATTTACATGACAATTTGCTTTTATACGCTTTGGAAAATTTACCCATATCCAGTCATGCCAAAGACATGAAGATGtgtgaaaatataaaaaaccAGTTCATCAATCAATACTGCACGACAGTTTCCTTCTCGTATGACTTTGTCATGCCGTCTGAGACTACGGAAATACAGAGACTTAGCATTTATGCGCATTCGATAGtgcctatttttttgttcctatCTTCTCACCGTAGCTTATGGCAGTGTTTGTCACCGCACATCCCGTTGCTCACGCAGGTAAGGCGCACTCAAAGGGTAACTACCTTTGTGCATACTTTTTAGAGGGGAAACTGAAGTGGTGACCCAATAAGAATGTTAATTAATAATCCATTTGACACGTTTGTGGGGAACTCTCAACTGAGGCAAGTTGCATGTACGTTTTACACATTTTCCGAGAAACGGtttaatgatttttttttttttttttttttttttttttgcccgaACAGATGGCATTTATCCGGACAGACATCAGTCGATCCTTGTGGGTCATACTGAAGGAGTACTATTTCAGAAGCTTCATGCGGGAGAAACGGAGTGGGAAAAAGTGCGACTCGTGCTTTGACTCCCGGTTGGTCAAGATTGAAAGGGTGAAGCGGAATGTAGCAGAATGAATTGAATTGACGCTGGTTTCTACTT
Proteins encoded:
- a CDS encoding AT-rich interactive domain-containing protein, putative; the encoded protein is MERDEFYKKYQEYYENDINLIPPLIEGMGIELYDLYLSVLNHGGYSCVSRNSKWIKIAREFGLINKEKNIKLIEDTKCIKEYYLTYLREFERIHDNIKKGKVSPKKGRIGKSSSSLDLRYNKKISISKANNKKVKSETHLHNLRRSGQVGGVNIPGGVVQSGIINNVDPLMGSVKDASKNFHTYGSNGSVNSTYVDMYNVSSSPTKVWKDNFYKKGNAYCLEDYLDGSANWYGGANILAQMSMSTSRPEKSKSNQKKGLTKKRSLKVEGDFIDGDMRPMRLEDINLANYGAYVNYANGYFYNNQFLSLSDIGTGGGAFTKSENIGHCFFNYGGVGFVGTPHTLDNSFETYNYMSAPTRGGLVWSGMGGYMGSAFNGGISQGMNYSVNYGRNYGVNYGYNYGGEYYQGYYPPYEGNIKWNPFVGNANDKFMMGVGGPTNLSSLEGYPSSLSYGLQRNDTNMDTRNCIDIYRILLGINRRKEKVADFVFCLNVLYTLSVANDMSLSKRQVKIIICMLLEVLDEMLHIFYSKLCMKERALEIMMKSFSDYLSDKNEYISGKGHIPLGGDDYHGFMATRDGNKYLVGCTVCSSPGGDHLNYKGKNNLQEFPQGGGKPELESNTLMGTKLSEQVNVRDIASLYLSYSGYCNDKRRKIRHAERCTEEVKSGSGVNNAAETNDAMEEDNLTDVENSSGEEFPGEGTSTPDERSDWEERTPRSSNPPSSVNSSDIENIMMGGTSIKDGNKSAESLYKDKEESKKFIIKKSNQEFVFLILYIMNNIFQTRKYNFYFCNKGDDCVRKDSLGEERDSVERRIGGETTQMGGGIFDKIDNGTIKEKLKRGKVVGGYSTCDDIPEESKMNELCKESQCSDKINVGDNDMVEGSGKDDGGGDCSTGGDHLLSSRTVEKEFWSDDSFDSSSDCSMCSYKKRVVKKENAPSRGITRGYAKIMDDKKKMMENGGSVIGESGGALSVKVQGGEEESSTKMCEKGNGNWQNGESNICDKRDSSRLRGGCDSSLPPSGDLFSPCEEGSSLKTINFSMSKSEVPFLADDRQVHLGNGSKTDVNQQVSENVDMEKRDDVSCIREKLHPEGGNLCDSNLPTSSSKEMTNGSSDVQCHLSMPNNGAVCGNDSFAIDMKVKEEEGTTNGIVGDVKDDPSVHKDKSGATPIGGSDMGMQVHPLEGATTSTIHHLSDNQSGENYEKVRNDKCDDTALSHVVNKNADEASSPGHMSKSNYGGYPDSTVVENMTQSLNEPLLVGSTYNMTGHVNPLGGGEVDGEQFEGTYNGQGCGIALEGSSYSENFRANYDGGVPKLNKGVIKGLYTQSGDDGRNGFPNGETEGRRKDEVTTTSGSIRKDNNLVGNVECKNRNGKINEERICKKCGSTRVETWRQDEPNNEPSDKQEIKKIFKNMKKELYEEMKKIFKENKIKQNKLLHYFDISKFLSIFELIFLKNFENIIFHEKAIQNIYLNMFICVDILNNELGRSISLKYIFFPSQFLQHANKFKNIAHFDRKNKLFIESEVQGDESREFPYSGDTPNGEKNERENFCEDKINSLPILLKKDENGQDFLENGSEKKTSTEKIEREEEAPPVVGEATVQLSGMEYRKKIKKLFLKIFRRNNKKYNIYKKIDYEFLMRKYKYNGPLNCEEKEKFKKYIILDLHEITKKILLKVYKRVNTHLNIAILSLNILTHILYVIPKRMLNISFIFWILNETINVKCAYTYLSVPLCILNYNGFLFLETMMKLIIRMIENEVMPLHSYMLSFLRLCSFPLYIYLYFDIPVSHTLIITALSALYLLVTYDPDFLATGFVSAKTGGVRSSRGIIIGKCDDQANGEKTTSVDHVYKKRRLSDVPTSGENSGENGGENGGENDGTVKSEAKCHGKCQVKEEIKKEGTWEEPIESEHDELTEERKEVLEKIFIKTMLLFLKKSIYFKSIFNCANINEKEEMLVDSRKVQVVLKNWRMHSEEMEKEKEESYFSNIENKVFYLHDNLLLYALENLPISSHAKDMKMCENIKNQFINQYCTTVSFSYDFVMPSETTEIQRLSIYAHSIVPIFLFLSSHRSLWQCLSPHIPLLTQMAFIRTDISRSLWVILKEYYFRSFMREKRSGKKCDSCFDSRLVKIERVKRNVAE